AGAGGAATACATAGAGTTGAACATAGTAAAATAAGAAATTGAAAGATTTCGTTGAAATTGTTCGTTTGGAAATTTCCTGAAAAGATAATCATAGGTTCTTCTCTCCATCGGAACAATAGGGCCGTTATGCTCATTACTAAACTTGTTGAAGAGATGAAATATAACCAAGGTATATCTTTTTGATCAGAGGTTGAATCGATCATCAGAAGAAGAATTAGGCCAAAAATTAGGATACATTCTGGGAAAATAAAACTTCCATCGAAGAGAAGCAAATGAAAGGCTTTCATAAAAATTCTCGTAGAATCGAGAATGAGGTTTTCATTCTGTACATGCCAGATCATGAATTAGTAACCGCATCCAATCTCCAAAAAAATTCCAATTGTTTCGAACTTTCTATTTTTGGAATGGAATATTTACGGAATCCCCATGAATAGGATCAAACCTTATTCCATGGTATTTACATGAGATTCCTCTTTCTTAAGCAAGCCCCCGAGATGGCTTAGTTGATCTATGATTTATGTTTCATCTTTCGTTTCTTTTTTGTTTGTTTCGAGAAATATATCGATCAATTCCGATTCTTTCTTTTTCTATTGATTCTTTTCCGATCGAGATATATGGATCCACGGATCTATGTGTCTATATAGATCCTCTGTTCATGGATTAACGAAAATGCGCAAAAGCTCTATTTGCCTCTGCCATTCTATGAGTCTCTTCCTTTTTGCGTATGGCATCGCCACTCCCTTTGGCAGCATCCACTAATTCGGAACTTAATTTGAAAGCCATATTTCGACCCGGACGTTTTCGGGATGCCCCTAATAACCAACGAATGGCAAGTGCTTTTCCTTGTGTGGATCCTATTTCAATGGGAACTTGATGAGTCGATCCGCCTACACGTCTTGCTTTTACTGCTATATCGGGAGTTACTCCACGTATTGCTTGACGTAAAACGGATAGTGGATTTGTTTCTGTCTTTTGTTGAATCTTTTTCATGGCTCGATAGATAATTTGATAAGCCAATGATTTTTTTCCGTGTTTCAGAATACGGTTAACCAACATGTTAACTAATCGATTACGATAAATTGGATCGGATTTTGCAGTTTTTTCTTCTGCAGTACCTCGACGTGACATGAGCGTGAAAGGGATTCAAGAATCAGTTTTCTTTTTATAAGGGCTAAAATCATTTATTTTGGCTTTTTGACCCCATATTGTAGGGTGGATCTCGAAAGATATGAAAGAAAGATCTCCCTCCAAGCCGTACATACGACTTTCATCGAATACGGCTTTCCACAGAATTCTATATGTATCCGTGAGATCGAGTATGGAATTCTGTTTACTCACTTTAAATTGAGTATCCGTTTCCCTCCCTTTCCTGCTAGGATTGGAAATCCTGTATTTTACATATCCATACGATTGAGTCCTTGGGTTTCCGAAATAGTGTAAAAATAAAAAGAAGTGCTTCGAATCATTGCTATTTGACTCGGACCTGTTCTAAAAAAGTCGAGGCATTTCGAATTGTTTGTTGACACGGACAAAGTCAGGGAAAACCTCTGAAATTATTTCAATATTGGACCTTGGACATATAATAGTTCCGAATCGAATCTCTTTAGAAAGAAGATCTTTTGTCTCATGGTAGCCTGCTCCAGTCCCCTTACGAAACTTTCGTTATTGGGTTAGCCATACACTTCACATGTTTCTAGCGATTCACATGGTATCATCAAATGATACAAGTCTTGGATAAGAATCTACAACGCACTAGAACGCCCTTGTTGACGATCCTTTACTCCGACAGCATCTAGGGTTCCTCGAACAATGTGATATCTCACACCGGGTAAATCCTTAACCCTTCCCCCTCTTACTAAGACTACAGAATGTTCTTGTAAATTATGGCCAATACCAGGTATATAAGCAGTGATTTCAAATCCAGAGGTTAATCGTACTCTGGCAACTTTACGTAAGGCAGAGTTTGGTTTTTTGGGGGTGATAGTGGAAAAGTTGACAGATAAGTCACCCTTACTGCCACTCTACAGAACCGTACATGAGATTTTCACCTCATACGGCTCCTCGTTCAATTCTTTCGAAGTCATTGGGTCCTTTTCCTCGTTCGAGAATCTCCTCCCTTCTTCCACTCCGTCTCGAAGAGTAACTAGGACCAATTCAGTTCCGTTTTCATGTTCCAATTAAACACTTTCCATTTTTGATTATTCTCAAAGGAGAAGATTATTCTTTTTACCAAACATCTGCGGATCCAATCACGATCTTATAATAAGAACAAGAGATCTTTCTCGATCAATCCCCTTGTCCCTCATTCTTCGAGAATTAGAAAGATCCTTTTCAAGTTTGAATTTGTTCATTTGAAATCTGGGTTCTTCTACTTCATTTTTATTTACTTTACTTATTTTTTTATTATTTTTCCCTCTCTCTTCTTTTTTTATTTCTTTTTTTATTCCCTTTCATCATTACTTAAGTCCCATAGGTTTGATCCTGTAGAATCTGACCCATTTTCTCATTGAACGAAGGGTACGAAATAAATCAGATTGATTTTTCGATCAAAAGTACTATGTGAGTGAAATCTTCAGTTTTTTCCCCTTTCTCTATCCCTATCCCATAGGTACAGCCTTTGAATCAATAGAGAACCTTTTCTTCTCTATCTGTATGAATCGATATTATTCCATTCCAATTCCTTCCCGATACCTCCCAAGGAAAATCCCGAATTGGATTCAAAATTGACGGGTTAGTGTGAGCTTATCCATGCGGTTATGCACTCTTCGAATAGGAATCCATTTTCTGAAAGATCCTGGCTTTCGTGCTTTGGTGGGTCTCCGAGATCCTTTCGATGACCTATGTTGTGTTGAAGGGATATCTATATGATCCGATCGATTGCGTAAAGCCCGCGGTAGCAACGGAACCGGGGAAAGTATACAGAAAAGACAGTTCTTTTCAATTATATTAGTATTTTCTATTCTATTAGTATTAGATTTGTATTAGTTAGTGATCCCGACTCAGTGAGTCCTTTCTTCCGTGATTCACTTTTGGCACCAGTCCTACATTTTGTCTCTGTGCTGTGGACCGAGGAGAAAGGGGGCTCAGCGGAAAGAGGGTTGTATCATGAGAGAAGCAAGGAGATCAACCTCTTTCAAATATACAACATGGATTCTGGCAATGCAATGTAGTTGGACTCTCGTTTTGATACGAATGAATCATCCTTTCCGCGGAGGTAAATCTTTGCCTGCTAGGCAAGAGGATAGCAAGTTACAAATTCTGTTTCGGTAGGACATGTATTTCTATTACTATGAAATTCATAAATGAAGTAGTTAACGGTGGGGT
This genomic window from Punica granatum chloroplast, complete genome contains:
- the rps7 gene encoding ribosomal protein S7, with the protein product MSRRGTAEEKTAKSDPIYRNRLVNMLVNRILKHGKKSLAYQIIYRAMKKIQQKTETNPLSVLRQAIRGVTPDIAVKARRVGGSTHQVPIEIGSTQGKALAIRWLLGASRKRPGRNMAFKLSSELVDAAKGSGDAIRKKEETHRMAEANRAFAHFR
- the rps12 gene encoding ribosomal protein S12 — protein: MPTIKQLIRNTRQPIRNVTKSPALGGCPQRRGTCTRVYTITPKKPNSALRKVARVRLTSGFEITAYIPGIGHNLQEHSVVLVRGGRVKDLPGVRYHIVRGTLDAVGVKDRQQGRSKYGVKKPK